GCTTCCTGTTTCAGTTTATTGCCTGATCGAAAGCTTAAGAATCTATTACAGCGGCCATTAAATCATCTCCCTGAGACAAAAGATGGTTACTCCCTCTTGCTATTTTGGTATTGGGAAGAATGTTTGAAACATAGGTAGTTATCCAATATTGCTCTACTCATCCCAAGTTGTtcaaattttgaaagaaaaatgtTCTTTTGATCTAAATATGTAATGATTTTATGAAATGAATCAGGTATGAACGTTTTATTTTTGCACTTGAGGAAGCATCAAGAGATATGTTACCTATATTAAAAGACAAGGCATTAAAGGTTAGCCATGGCATATATTCTTTGCCTCCCTTTTCCTCCATCCTAATCCGTAATTGCCATgactttttttttccattttacgGAACCTTATTGAAATTACAATTATTAGTGTACTTTGAAACACTTCGGGGATGTGCACGATAACTTTGCataacaaattttaaaatttctaCATGTATTTCTTTTGTGTTCGTGTCTGAGCTTTGTCTTGATGATGCGAAACTTTTCATCTATACTCACATATTTTTTATTGCATTCAGATTATTTATACATTACTAAAGAGTAAATCAGAACAAGAGCGCAGATTACTCTCTGCATTAGTTAACAAAGTAAGTTCACCATGAATTTTTACACAATCAGGTTACAAATACTCTTGTTTCTACTTTGTTATCATCCTTGATTAATTCTGATTTCATATTTACTTGGATTCTTTACAGTTAGGGGATCCAGAAAATAAGAGCGCTTCCAATGCTGATTATCACTTGTCAAAAATTTTGTCTGACCACCCAAATATGACGGTGTGACCATAACGTCTAAGcttatattttttttcctttatataTTCTACGTCTATCTATTCTGTCAACTGCCTCACTTTAGTTTTCAACAGATCACGATTTTAGCTTGTTAGAATAATTTGTTTACGCATGTGTACATGTGCATTATATTTGTGGTTACATATGTGTACATTTGGCTAGCTGGTTTTACAAATTGATCATGTCGTTATGTACTACTTAGCTCTCTGATGTTCCATCACTCTACGTGATATCAATGACGATGAGGGAACCTTAAGACTATGTGAAGATGTATATACTCTTGTGGAGGCTTTGTATCCTATTTATTAACAGCTCCTTTCACAGGTTGTAGTAATTGATGAGGTGGACTCTTTTCTCTTTCGGCCTCATTTGGTATTACGAGCCAAGTACCACGCTGTAAGTTCTATAATTTACACGCATATAATTGAATCTTTTCTAGTCAATTTGGAGTAAGCTTCtatctttgttcttgttttcagAGTATTCATATGATAATGAAATTATAATGTAGCTTTAACACTGGTGCTGGTGCTGGTGCTGGTGCttgcataatttaatttaatttaatacaaatgaTGGATTTTGGAATTTAACAAGATATTAAGCCTTTTTAGTCATGTTTAAATTTCAAAACATCTGTGACTACATGGTGCCTGCATCAGTTTTTGACGTTTCCCAACCTGTAAACTTAAATGACCTTTATTCATATGCAGGTTAATTTTTTGAGCCAAATTCGTCTCACTCATAAAGGAGATGGACCAAATGTGGCAAAGCGTTTGATAGATGTATATTTTGCACTTTTCAAGGTACTTTGGTCTTTATTTGTATTCCTTTATGCACTTTTTCATATAAACATTTGCGGGCTCTCTATATTGGGTGCACAAGAAAATAAGCTGGTGCTAAGTAAGACGAGCGCTTTTGAAGTGACcaacagaaataaaaaaaatatgagtttcattttcctttttgaaaaataattaaaataaaaacgaAAAGAATGGAAGAGAGAGAGGtcttacaaataatttttttttaggttCTTATTACAGAGGCAGGGATTGGTCATGAAAAGGATAAAAGTGACAAACAATGCGATGGAAAAGCTTCCAAATCCGATAAGCGTGGCAAAGCAAAGAATTTGTTAGAAGCCCCTGTGGAATTGGACTCACGTCTACTATCAGCTCTTCTAACAGTCAGTATAATTATCTCTTTAATTTTTTAGTTGGATATGAGTTTGAGTTTTGCTCTTTGGCTATGCTTTTTATCTTTGGAGCTTGCTGTTGCTAATCCATCATGGGCTACACAGGGAGTCAATAGAGCATTTCCATATGTCTCAAGCACAGAAGCTGATGACATTATAGAGACCCAAACGCCAATGCTCTTCCAACTGGTAACCCCAAACCTTGAAAGTTGTTATGCTAAATTGCTGATGTATTTTAGACAAGATGCGGCAAGGACTTGGCCCAGTTCTGTAGTTTGTCTATACATATACACTAAGTGTAAATATGTTATGATGCAGGTTCATTCAAACAATTTTAATGTGGGAGTTCAAGCGTTAATGCTTCTTGATAAGATCTCATCTAAGAATCAAGTTGTTAGTGACAGGTTTTATCGGGCCTTGTACGCAAAATTACTTCTTCCTGCCGCCATGAATTCTTCAAAGGCAAGTTTAATGTGTTTTATCACTAATATAATGTTAATGGTGTTTGGTCATGCTTTGATAAGGTGAAAATGAAAAATCTTATGGATAACGTGAAAACATGCAAATTTCAGGCAGAAATGTTTATTGGACTTCTTCTCAGAGCGATGAAAAGTGATGTGAATTTGAAGCGTGTGGCTGCCTTTGCGAAGCGTGTGATGCAGGTTTAATGACTTGTGATTttgcatttttatttatttcttagctAGTTCTActtgtatatttcttctttcaATATATCAATTTTTTAAAGTTGAAACAAGCAGAAAAGAAATCCATTTTTTACCTTACAATTTCTAGCATGCATAAGAAAATGAATTATACATCTCCTATAAATAGGTTGTCTTCCCTTATTTTTCAATATAAAAGAACACACAAGTATTTATTTTTGTTACTTGAACTGGAACAGGTTGCCCTTCAGCAGCCACCTCAATATGCCTGCGGATGCCTTTTCTTGCTTTCTGAAGTATTAAAGGCAAGGCCGCCCTTGTGGTAAGGCTGGTCTTCTTATGCAAGTTGCTTTAATTAGATTTTGTTCTAGTGTCATCACCTTCGAGCTCCCATTGGCAGGAACTTGGTGCTTCAGAATGAGTCagctgatgaagaagaagaagaacatttTGAGGATATTGTAGAAGAGCCTGATAACAAACCAACCTCTCCCTCGGAAACTCAAGAGAAAAAAGTTAACAATGTGGCGGGTGGTGATGCTGCCTTCGCCGATTCTGACAATGATTCTTCAGAAGATGAAAAGGAAGCTCCACTCTCTTCCGAAGATGAACATTCAGACGAGGCAGAAGAGTTTCTTGTAAGAGATGACCCAGAAGACCGCATTGAAACAGTGCCTGGTTCTGGTGGGCAGCAATCTCAAGTTCCCCCCTCTGAGACTGAGAAGGGTCGGCTACCTGGAGGATACAATCCAAGGCACAGGGAGCCATCTTACTGGTCAGTTGTCTCTTATTATTATTTGGATGTATAAATAGGCTCATTTTAATCCGGGCTCctatacattttatttatttatgtttgctTTACCAACAGCAATGCAGACCGGGTAAGCTGGTGGGAGCTGACAGCACTGGCTTCACATGTGCACCCATCAGTTTCTAAAATGGCGACAACCCTTCTCTTCTCAGGGACTAACATTGTGTACAATGGAAATCCACTTAATGATCTCTCACTCACTGCTTTTCTGGACAAGTTCATGGAAAAGAAACCTAAGTCAAGTACATGGCATGGTGGTTCACAGATTGAACCTGCCAAGAAGGTTAGCTCTACAAAGGAGATTTCGATAATTTCTTAAACTCCGTTACATATGTAATTCTGAATAATGTCTTGTTTTCCAGCTTGAAATGAACGACCACTTGATTGGGTCAGATATTCTGTCGTTGGCTGAAGATGATGTTCCACCAGAAGACCTAGTCTTCCACAAGTTctacatgaacaaaatgagttcCTCAAAGAaaccaaagaagaagaaaaagaaaagaggagCAGACGATGATGATGCTGAAGCTTTGTTTGATGTTGATGGTGGCGGGGACAATGATGACAGTGATAATGAAGAGATTGACAACATGTTGGACTCTGCTAATCTTTCTGGAGATTTGAATGTGGGCGATTATGACTATGACGATCTAGACCAAATTGacgaagaagatgatgaagactTGGTTGGTAATGTCAGCGACGAGGATCCAGACACGCTCGCAGATATTCTCGAGGGAGAAGATTTTGATATTGATGATGCTGCTATGGAGAATGGAAGTGacgatgatgaagatgatgacgATGACATTATTGAAATAGGCGATGTAGATGATAGTGAGAATGATAAGGATGAGGTTTTCAATCAAAGAAAAACCAAGGGAAAACGAAAATCTGGCAAGTCGGGAGCATCGCCTTTTGCTAGTTACGAAGAGTACGAGCATCTACTGAATGAGGAGGATACTTCACTCGAGGACAAGGAACCTTCGAAAAAGAAGGCAAAGAAGCCCCCCAAGTCGCGGAAGAAGAGAAAGTCATCCGAGTAACTGGGATGACTGACTCATTTTGCTCGGAAATCTGATGAACAGATTTCCCCTCAATTTTGTACTTTGTAGCATTAAAGATTGTTTATTTTAAGCTTTTGATGTGTGTACACTAATGGTAGACCATCAAATGAATCAGGTTTTTTAAGTTAAAAATATACAATTTTTCCATAAACGAAATAGATAATATTCTCAAATTCCATCACAAGTCCGTATTGACAGTTTTAAATTGTCCCAATGGCTTTGGCAGGGGCAACCAGTCAAACCATAAAATACAAGAGTCAATAGGGAAGGCAGACATTTTTAGTTTACTCAACTACATTACACTATGAAACTCATAACAGGGAACTAACTAACCCCTTTTACAAGCTTAATAATAACAGTAATGGTATACATAATTAGCAAAAGATACCAGCACAAGGAGAGGaataaaaaaatctaataataataatcaatgtTAGATTGATGAATTGCATAACAAAAATCTAATAATAATCAATCAATCCAATATAAAGTAATTTTTTATAGAGAAATTGGTAAAAATGGCTCAAGT
The Humulus lupulus chromosome 6, drHumLupu1.1, whole genome shotgun sequence DNA segment above includes these coding regions:
- the LOC133781783 gene encoding protein SLOW WALKER 2 — encoded protein: MALSNSKNQSNKPEDLDLLKSDIASFASSLGLSSTVPSSQSGFNDADFRKTGRLQTSKPHKKERQAPNAKSTTAQKPLNKNLKPNEKPKPKPPVLSLEDSNDKPPGFDKFKNMPKLPLMKASGLGVWYMDAEELEPKVIGKKGTKVEVKNVEDWKKVVEKKRELAERLMAQYVKDYESSRGQSGDIKMLIATQRSGTATDKVSAFSVLVGDNPMANLRSIDALLGMVTSKVGKRHALTGFEALKELFVSSLLPDRKLKNLLQRPLNHLPETKDGYSLLLFWYWEECLKHRYERFIFALEEASRDMLPILKDKALKIIYTLLKSKSEQERRLLSALVNKLGDPENKSASNADYHLSKILSDHPNMTVVVIDEVDSFLFRPHLVLRAKYHAVNFLSQIRLTHKGDGPNVAKRLIDVYFALFKVLITEAGIGHEKDKSDKQCDGKASKSDKRGKAKNLLEAPVELDSRLLSALLTGVNRAFPYVSSTEADDIIETQTPMLFQLVHSNNFNVGVQALMLLDKISSKNQVVSDRFYRALYAKLLLPAAMNSSKAKMFIGLLLRAMKSDVNLKRVAAFAKRVMQVALQQPPQYACGCLFLLSEVLKARPPLWNLVLQNESADEEEEEHFEDIVEEPDNKPTSPSETQEKKVNNVAGGDAAFADSDNDSSEDEKEAPLSSEDEHSDEAEEFLVRDDPEDRIETVPGSGGQQSQVPPSETEKGRLPGGYNPRHREPSYCNADRVSWWELTALASHVHPSVSKMATTLLFSGTNIVYNGNPLNDLSLTAFLDKFMEKKPKSSTWHGGSQIEPAKKLEMNDHLIGSDILSLAEDDVPPEDLVFHKFYMNKMSSSKKPKKKKKKRGADDDDAEALFDVDGGGDNDDSDNEEIDNMLDSANLSGDLNVGDYDYDDLDQIDEEDDEDLVGNVSDEDPDTLADILEGEDFDIDDAAMENGSDDDEDDDDDIIEIGDVDDSENDKDEVFNQRKTKGKRKSGKSGASPFASYEEYEHLLNEEDTSLEDKEPSKKKAKKPPKSRKKRKSSE